A single genomic interval of Terriglobus albidus harbors:
- a CDS encoding glycosyltransferase 87 family protein, giving the protein MRRVAEFLVVAICTLAFAFTAIGICTLLLTGNSAGNHDFISYWAAGQQLIHHQNPYDANAILRIEHSAGFPVGYQALIMRNPPSALLLTLPLGFVGLRTAALLWSLLSLSCLIVSVRLLRQKGRLSFLGYTFAPALACLLAGQTSLLVLLGFVLFLRLHETQHFLAGCSLWLCALKPHLFLPFAVALILSSLIKRRYSLLAGAVLALAVSSSVALYFDPSVWNHYSQMMHGHELEGEFIPCLSVALRFALQSPWVQYLPALLGSIWAVVYFSKHSWTEHVGLLLLVSVLLAPYAWFTDQAVLIAALLPAAYLTSSRSMIAFLALISAAIEIQTLLGVSMHSWTYLWTAPAWITWYFFASSYAMKVNDPPTLGAAIAIENA; this is encoded by the coding sequence ATGCGCAGAGTTGCTGAGTTTCTTGTTGTGGCGATATGTACCCTTGCTTTTGCTTTTACTGCCATCGGAATATGCACGCTGCTGCTTACAGGAAATTCGGCGGGAAACCATGACTTCATCTCCTATTGGGCAGCTGGGCAGCAACTTATCCATCATCAAAATCCCTATGACGCTAATGCCATTTTGCGGATCGAACACTCTGCTGGTTTCCCGGTCGGCTACCAGGCTCTCATCATGCGCAATCCGCCGTCGGCACTTCTGCTGACTCTTCCTCTCGGATTCGTGGGCTTGCGGACAGCCGCTCTGCTGTGGTCGCTTCTTTCGCTTTCCTGCTTGATAGTTTCCGTCCGGCTGCTCCGCCAAAAAGGTCGCCTGAGCTTTCTCGGCTACACCTTTGCTCCCGCCCTAGCCTGTCTGCTGGCTGGGCAAACCTCGCTTCTTGTGTTGCTAGGCTTCGTTCTCTTCCTGCGTCTCCATGAAACCCAACACTTCCTGGCCGGTTGCTCTCTCTGGCTATGTGCCCTCAAGCCGCACCTGTTCCTTCCGTTTGCAGTCGCGCTTATCCTGTCAAGCCTCATAAAGAGGCGCTATTCACTCCTCGCTGGCGCAGTCTTGGCGCTTGCAGTCAGCTCATCAGTTGCTCTGTACTTCGATCCTTCGGTATGGAACCACTACAGCCAAATGATGCACGGCCACGAACTGGAAGGCGAGTTCATCCCTTGCCTTAGTGTCGCCCTCCGATTCGCTTTGCAGTCGCCGTGGGTTCAATACTTACCCGCGTTGCTTGGCTCTATCTGGGCTGTCGTCTATTTCTCAAAGCACTCATGGACGGAACACGTGGGGCTCTTGCTTCTCGTCTCGGTTCTGCTCGCTCCCTACGCTTGGTTTACGGATCAAGCGGTTCTGATCGCGGCGTTGCTTCCGGCTGCCTATCTCACCTCCTCTCGCAGCATGATCGCCTTCCTTGCCCTCATCAGTGCTGCGATTGAGATTCAGACGCTTTTGGGAGTTTCGATGCACTCATGGACTTACCTCTGGACCGCTCCCGCCTGGATCACCTGGTACTTCTTCGCAAGCAGTTATGCGATGAAAGTGAATGACCCGCCAACGCTCGGTGCCGCAATCGCGATCGAGAACGCCTGA
- a CDS encoding putative Ig domain-containing protein yields the protein MEPLHQGGSLPSTFAVISGTPAATGLFNFTVKVTDTLSFTGSQAFSIAIAAPSVGGSFTFIA from the coding sequence ATGGAACCACTTCACCAGGGCGGAAGCTTACCCTCGACCTTCGCAGTCATCAGCGGTACCCCCGCCGCTACGGGACTATTTAACTTTACGGTCAAGGTAACAGATACCCTCAGCTTCACCGGCAGTCAGGCGTTCTCGATCGCGATTGCGGCACCGAGCGTTGGCGGGTCATTCACTTTCATCGCATAA
- a CDS encoding YoaK family protein → MTTSPVADTDTKVGVSTHALLAFAGGYLDAFTYIGHGHVFANAMTGNVILLAIDLVTVAWQDAGRHFLVLVMFLLGIPAARLMQHEYIATAVRLPEAAVLVLEIAILMCLSFSTSYGASLGISMAIAFAASLQVATFRQVNKQSYSSTFTTGNLHTMVRSWLAWLVTGRAAEDLQQAKVFAQICAMFFLGAVLGAFSTPRFHNHALWGECFFLLVVLVRVVLVRSKYLAS, encoded by the coding sequence GTGACAACGAGCCCTGTCGCCGACACCGATACGAAAGTGGGAGTATCGACACACGCTCTGCTGGCGTTTGCCGGCGGCTACCTAGACGCATTTACTTATATCGGGCATGGCCATGTCTTCGCGAATGCAATGACCGGGAATGTCATCCTGCTCGCGATTGATCTGGTGACCGTCGCCTGGCAGGATGCCGGTCGTCACTTCCTGGTGCTGGTGATGTTCCTGCTTGGTATTCCAGCAGCAAGGCTGATGCAGCATGAGTACATTGCCACCGCCGTTCGCCTTCCGGAAGCTGCTGTACTGGTGTTAGAGATCGCAATCCTGATGTGTCTGAGCTTTTCTACAAGCTACGGTGCGTCTCTTGGGATATCCATGGCAATCGCATTTGCCGCTTCGCTTCAGGTGGCGACGTTCCGGCAGGTTAACAAACAGAGTTATAGCTCAACATTTACGACGGGAAATCTGCACACGATGGTGAGGAGCTGGCTTGCGTGGCTCGTTACCGGCCGAGCGGCAGAAGACCTGCAACAGGCAAAGGTCTTTGCTCAAATCTGCGCAATGTTCTTTCTGGGAGCTGTGCTCGGAGCGTTCAGCACTCCACGTTTTCATAACCATGCACTTTGGGGTGAATGTTTCTTCCTGCTGGTCGTGCTGGTAAGGGTCGTGTTGGTGAGAAGCAAATACCTCGCATCCTAG